In one window of Micromonospora cathayae DNA:
- a CDS encoding NADH-quinone oxidoreductase subunit C, translating to MTAPNDKPNDGGVPVPVTPAGASTGAPAEYPPASPAGRGMFGIHGSGDTSGFGGLVRPRVPIEEAPRPYGGYFDEVRDALEEAYPGFNEAIEKVVVDRGELTLHIRPEKIVEVCQVLRDDLALRFELCSSVSGVDYLGADERRLHVVYHLTSMTYRRRLRLEVAVPADAPHLPSVTSVYPTADWQERETYDMFGVVFDGHPALTRILMPDDWEGHPQRKDYPLGGVPVEYKGAEIPPPDQRRSYQ from the coding sequence GTGACCGCACCGAACGACAAGCCGAACGACGGCGGCGTGCCGGTACCGGTGACGCCGGCCGGCGCGAGCACCGGCGCGCCGGCCGAGTACCCGCCGGCCAGCCCGGCCGGTCGGGGCATGTTCGGCATCCACGGCTCCGGCGACACCTCCGGCTTCGGCGGCCTGGTCCGGCCGCGCGTCCCGATCGAGGAGGCCCCCCGGCCGTACGGCGGCTACTTCGACGAGGTCCGGGACGCGCTGGAGGAGGCGTACCCGGGCTTCAACGAGGCGATCGAGAAGGTCGTCGTGGACCGGGGTGAGCTGACCCTGCACATCCGCCCGGAGAAGATCGTCGAGGTCTGCCAGGTGCTCCGGGACGACCTGGCGCTCCGCTTCGAGCTGTGCTCGTCGGTCTCCGGCGTCGACTACCTCGGCGCGGACGAGCGCCGGCTGCACGTGGTCTACCACCTCACCTCGATGACGTACCGCCGCCGGCTGCGGCTGGAGGTCGCCGTCCCGGCGGACGCCCCGCACCTGCCGAGCGTGACCAGCGTCTACCCGACCGCCGACTGGCAGGAGCGGGAGACGTACGACATGTTCGGCGTGGTCTTCGACGGCCACCCCGCCCTGACCCGGATCCTCATGCCGGACGACTGGGAGGGGCACCCGCAGCGTAAGGACTACCCGCTCGGCGGCGTGCCCGTCGAGTACAAGGGCGCGGAGATCCCACCGCCAGACCAGCGGAGGTCCTACCAGTGA
- a CDS encoding NADH-quinone oxidoreductase subunit D: MSYATERETTEGRVFTVTGGDWDTIVSNTDPINDERIVVNMGPQHPSTHGVLRLILELEGETVREMRSVVGYLHTGIEKNLEYRNWVQGSTFVTRMDYLSPIFNETAYALAVEKLLGIEEQITERASVIRVLMMELNRISSHLVWLATTGMELGAISIMLYGFREREYILDIFETITGLRMNHAYVRPGGVAQDVPDDAIVKIRKFLKDMPKKLKEYEDLLSGQPIWIERTKNVAVLDVTACVALGVTGPVLRSAGLPWDLRKTDPYCGYETYEFDVPTHPDGDVWGRYVVRLAEIRESLKLVEQAVDRLKPGPVMVADKKIAWPAQLAIGVDGMGNSLEHVAKIMGQSMESLIHHFKLVTEGFRVPPGQVYVAIESPRGELGVHAVSDGGTRPYRVHYREPSFVNLQALPAMAEGGLIADVIAGGASLDPVMGGCDR, translated from the coding sequence GTGAGCTACGCCACCGAGCGCGAGACGACCGAGGGTCGGGTCTTCACCGTCACCGGCGGGGACTGGGACACCATCGTCTCCAACACCGATCCGATCAACGACGAGCGGATCGTGGTCAACATGGGTCCGCAGCACCCGTCCACGCACGGGGTGCTGCGGCTGATCCTGGAGCTGGAGGGGGAGACCGTCCGCGAGATGCGGTCGGTCGTCGGGTACCTCCACACCGGCATCGAGAAGAACCTCGAGTACCGCAACTGGGTGCAGGGTTCCACCTTCGTGACCCGGATGGACTACCTCTCGCCGATCTTCAACGAGACGGCGTACGCGCTGGCGGTGGAGAAGCTGCTCGGCATCGAGGAGCAGATCACCGAGCGGGCCTCGGTCATCCGGGTGCTGATGATGGAGCTGAACCGGATCTCCTCGCACCTGGTCTGGCTGGCCACCACCGGCATGGAGCTGGGCGCGATCTCGATCATGCTGTACGGCTTCCGTGAGCGGGAGTACATCCTCGACATCTTCGAGACCATCACCGGCCTGCGGATGAACCACGCGTACGTCCGGCCCGGCGGGGTCGCGCAGGACGTGCCGGACGACGCGATCGTCAAGATCCGCAAGTTCCTCAAGGACATGCCGAAGAAGCTTAAGGAGTACGAGGACCTCCTCTCCGGCCAGCCGATCTGGATCGAGCGGACGAAGAACGTCGCCGTCCTCGACGTGACCGCCTGTGTGGCGCTCGGCGTGACCGGGCCGGTGCTCCGCTCCGCCGGGCTCCCCTGGGACCTGCGCAAGACCGACCCGTACTGCGGCTACGAGACGTACGAGTTCGACGTGCCGACCCACCCGGACGGCGACGTCTGGGGCCGGTACGTGGTCCGGCTGGCTGAGATCCGGGAGTCGCTGAAGCTGGTCGAGCAGGCCGTCGACCGGCTGAAGCCCGGCCCGGTGATGGTGGCCGACAAGAAGATCGCCTGGCCGGCGCAGCTCGCCATCGGCGTCGACGGCATGGGCAACTCCCTGGAGCACGTCGCCAAGATCATGGGTCAGTCGATGGAGTCGCTGATCCACCACTTCAAGCTCGTCACCGAGGGCTTCCGGGTCCCGCCGGGCCAGGTGTACGTGGCGATCGAGTCGCCCCGGGGCGAGCTGGGCGTGCACGCGGTCTCCGACGGCGGTACGCGGCCGTACCGGGTGCACTACCGGGAGCCGAGCTTCGTCAACCTCCAGGCCCTCCCGGCGATGGCCGAGGGCGGCCTGATCGCCGACGTGATCGCCGGTGGCGCCTCGCTGGACCCCGTGATGGGTGGTTGTGACCGATGA
- the nuoE gene encoding NADH-quinone oxidoreductase subunit NuoE, with translation MTLFTDETRARAREIISRYPADRSRSALLPLLHLVQSEEGYVSPAGVEFCAEVLGLNKAQVGAVATFYTMYKRKPTGDYLVSVCTNTMCNVLGGQEVYDTLTEHLGVGHDETTADGKITLEHAECLAACDYGPVMTVNYDFFDGVDPQTALGVVEELRAGGRPMPTRGARLCTLKEMSVQLAGFADEREGAVADGGPGEPTLRGLRLAQQHGISVPGFDPNTPIRSKAEADRAAAEAKAKAEAEKTKTAPAPEPAVPAAASGSTAPDVKAPDDKSPEVRAAETRQPDAQTAVPDAPGTKAPVDGAPPAPRDAQNAEAEGAAANPPAGDGKPAGDNAAAQERSLKEAEANK, from the coding sequence ATGACTCTGTTCACTGACGAGACGCGGGCGCGGGCGCGCGAGATCATCTCCCGCTACCCGGCCGACCGGTCCCGGTCGGCGCTGCTGCCGCTGCTGCACCTGGTGCAGTCCGAGGAGGGGTACGTCTCCCCGGCCGGTGTCGAGTTCTGCGCCGAGGTGCTCGGGCTGAACAAGGCCCAGGTCGGCGCGGTCGCCACCTTCTACACCATGTACAAGCGCAAGCCGACCGGCGACTACCTGGTCAGCGTCTGCACGAACACGATGTGCAACGTGCTCGGTGGGCAGGAGGTCTACGACACCCTCACCGAGCACCTCGGCGTCGGCCACGACGAGACCACCGCCGACGGGAAGATCACCCTGGAGCACGCCGAGTGCCTGGCGGCCTGCGACTACGGCCCGGTGATGACGGTCAACTACGACTTCTTCGACGGCGTGGACCCGCAGACCGCGCTCGGCGTGGTCGAGGAGCTGCGCGCCGGTGGCCGGCCGATGCCGACCCGGGGCGCCCGGCTCTGCACGCTGAAGGAGATGTCGGTGCAGCTGGCCGGCTTCGCCGACGAGCGGGAGGGCGCGGTCGCCGACGGCGGCCCGGGTGAGCCCACCCTGCGCGGGCTGCGCCTGGCCCAGCAGCACGGCATCTCGGTGCCGGGCTTCGACCCGAACACCCCGATCCGCAGCAAGGCCGAGGCCGACCGGGCCGCCGCGGAAGCCAAGGCGAAGGCCGAGGCGGAGAAGACGAAGACGGCCCCGGCCCCCGAGCCGGCGGTGCCGGCGGCGGCCAGCGGCAGCACCGCCCCGGACGTGAAGGCCCCGGACGACAAGTCGCCCGAGGTGCGGGCCGCCGAGACCCGGCAGCCGGACGCGCAGACCGCCGTCCCCGACGCGCCGGGCACCAAGGCCCCGGTGGACGGCGCGCCGCCGGCCCCGCGCGACGCCCAGAACGCGGAGGCGGAGGGCGCGGCCGCCAACCCGCCGGCCGGTGACGGCAAGCCCGCCGGTGACAACGCCGCTGCGCAGGAGCGCTCGCTCAAGGAAGCGGAGGCAAACAAGTGA
- the nuoF gene encoding NADH-quinone oxidoreductase subunit NuoF, translated as MTTPRPETLAKLTPVLTKRWLSPDAWKIDTYQKLDGYAALRKALKAHPDDLIQLVKDSGLRGRGGAGFPTGLKWGFIPQGDGKPHYLVVNADEGEPGTCKDLPLMTHDPHSLVEGVIIASYAIRANRAYIYIRGEAVHAARRLRNAVDEAYAKGFLGKNILGSGFDLDLVVHGGAGAYICGEETALLDSLEGFRGQPRLRPPFPATHGLYACPTVVNNVGTIASVPYIVLGGADWWKSMGTEKSSGPMIYSLSGRIANPGQYECGLGITLRELIELAGGMQPGHNLRFWTPGGSSTPLLTAEHLDVPLDFEGVAGAGSILGTTATQIFSDQDCPVYATYRWLEFYHHESCGKCTPCREGNYWMVRVYRRILAGQGTHEDLDTLLDTCDNILGRSFCGLGDGATSPVTSSLQYFKQDYLDYIEGRTAPKLSEKTLVGAH; from the coding sequence GTGACCACGCCTCGGCCGGAAACCCTGGCCAAGCTCACTCCGGTGCTCACTAAGCGCTGGCTCTCGCCGGACGCCTGGAAGATCGACACCTACCAGAAGCTGGACGGCTACGCCGCCCTGCGCAAGGCGCTCAAGGCGCACCCCGACGACCTGATCCAGCTCGTCAAGGACTCCGGCCTGCGCGGCCGGGGCGGCGCGGGCTTCCCGACCGGTCTGAAGTGGGGCTTCATCCCGCAGGGCGACGGCAAGCCGCACTACCTGGTGGTCAATGCCGACGAGGGCGAGCCGGGCACCTGCAAGGACCTGCCGCTGATGACGCACGACCCGCACTCGCTGGTCGAGGGCGTGATCATCGCGTCGTACGCGATCCGGGCCAACCGGGCGTACATCTACATCCGCGGTGAGGCGGTGCACGCCGCCCGCCGGCTGCGCAACGCGGTGGACGAGGCGTACGCCAAGGGCTTCCTCGGGAAGAACATCCTCGGCTCCGGGTTCGACCTGGACCTGGTGGTGCACGGCGGCGCGGGCGCGTACATCTGCGGTGAGGAGACCGCGCTGCTGGACTCGCTGGAGGGCTTCCGGGGCCAGCCCCGGCTGCGCCCGCCGTTCCCGGCGACCCACGGCCTGTACGCCTGCCCGACGGTGGTCAACAACGTCGGCACCATCGCCAGCGTGCCGTACATCGTGCTGGGCGGGGCCGACTGGTGGAAGAGCATGGGCACGGAGAAGTCCTCCGGGCCGATGATCTACTCGCTCTCCGGTCGGATCGCCAACCCCGGGCAGTACGAGTGCGGCCTCGGCATCACCCTGCGCGAGCTGATCGAGCTGGCCGGTGGCATGCAGCCGGGGCACAACCTGCGCTTCTGGACCCCGGGCGGCTCGTCGACGCCGCTGCTCACCGCCGAGCACCTCGACGTGCCGCTGGACTTCGAGGGCGTCGCGGGAGCCGGGTCGATCCTGGGCACCACGGCCACCCAGATCTTCTCCGACCAGGACTGCCCGGTCTACGCGACCTACCGGTGGCTGGAGTTCTACCACCACGAGTCGTGCGGCAAGTGCACCCCGTGCCGGGAGGGCAACTACTGGATGGTCCGGGTCTACCGGCGGATCCTCGCCGGCCAGGGCACCCACGAGGACCTGGACACCCTGCTCGACACCTGCGACAACATCCTCGGCCGCTCGTTCTGCGGTCTGGGTGACGGGGCGACCAGCCCGGTGACCTCGTCGCTCCAGTACTTCAAGCAGGACTACCTCGACTACATCGAGGGACGCACCGCGCCGAAGCTGTCGGAGAAGACCCTGGTAGGGGCGCACTGA
- a CDS encoding NADH-quinone oxidoreductase subunit G codes for MTDVAKQTETVTLTIDGVQVTAPKGALLIRVAEQLGTEIPRFCDHPLLAPAGACRQCLVEVEGQRKPVASCTQPVAEGMVVRTQLTSPVAKKAQEGIMELLLVNHPLDCPMCDKGGECPLQNQAMSTGRTDSRFHEHKREYEKPLNISTQVLLDRERCVLCQRCTRFSEEIAGDKFIDLMGRSSAEEINIYRDEAYGAEEGEDDGDVPFNSYFSGNTVQICPVGALTGAQYRFRARPFDLVSTPSVCEHCSAGCAQRTDWRRGKVLRRLAGDDPQVNEEWNCDKGRWGFQYTRAFDRITTPLVRDAKTGELREASWSEALTVAAEGLAAARDGGQGTAVLTGGRLTVEDAYAYAKFARVALNTNDIDFRARPVSREETEFLASNVAGITDVTYADVENAPAVVLAGLDPEEECPILFLRLRKAYLKKKLTVYALAPFATRGLEKLGAKLARVVPGEEALLLAEHATVSEALSTEGAILIVGERLAGVPGGLSAAAQVARRTGAKLAWVPRRAGDRGAVDTGCLPNLLPGGRLVTEPAARAELGEAWDIAAGVIPSQAGRDTDGIVAAAAAGKLGALVVAGVDPADLADPRLAEQALDEVPFLVSLELRMSAVARRADVVFPVAPVVEKAGSFLDWEGRLRPFDAVLQTPAMTDARVLDALADRLGVALGTGDVLSVRRELGSLPATRTDRPSAPSVEPRPAPQPGAGEAVLATWHQLLDLGSLTDGDEILGGTARPPVVRLGKGTAEALGVADGDPVTVGTDRGALTLPAAITEMPDGVVWLPTNSPGSTVRRSLGATSGTVVRVSAATAPVAADAADRPGPLLNTGGAQ; via the coding sequence ATGACTGACGTAGCCAAGCAGACCGAGACCGTCACGCTCACCATCGACGGCGTCCAGGTCACCGCCCCGAAGGGGGCGCTGCTGATCCGGGTCGCCGAGCAGTTGGGCACCGAGATCCCCCGGTTCTGCGACCACCCGCTGCTGGCCCCGGCCGGCGCCTGCCGGCAGTGCCTGGTCGAGGTGGAGGGGCAGCGCAAGCCGGTCGCCTCCTGCACCCAGCCGGTGGCCGAGGGCATGGTGGTCCGGACCCAGCTCACCTCTCCCGTCGCCAAGAAGGCGCAGGAGGGGATCATGGAGCTGCTCCTGGTCAACCACCCGCTCGACTGCCCGATGTGCGACAAGGGCGGTGAGTGCCCGCTACAGAACCAGGCGATGTCCACCGGCCGCACCGACTCCCGCTTCCACGAGCACAAGCGGGAGTACGAGAAGCCGCTGAACATCTCCACCCAGGTCCTGCTGGACCGGGAACGCTGCGTGCTCTGCCAGCGCTGCACCCGGTTCTCCGAGGAGATCGCCGGGGACAAGTTCATCGACCTGATGGGCCGCTCCTCCGCCGAGGAGATCAACATCTACCGGGACGAGGCGTACGGGGCGGAAGAGGGCGAGGACGACGGCGACGTGCCGTTCAACTCGTACTTCTCCGGCAACACCGTGCAGATCTGCCCGGTCGGCGCGCTGACCGGCGCGCAGTACCGCTTCCGCGCCCGCCCGTTCGACCTGGTCTCCACCCCGAGCGTCTGCGAGCACTGCTCGGCCGGCTGCGCGCAGCGCACCGACTGGCGGCGCGGCAAGGTGCTGCGCCGGCTCGCCGGTGACGACCCGCAGGTCAACGAGGAGTGGAACTGCGACAAGGGCCGGTGGGGCTTCCAGTACACCCGCGCCTTCGACCGGATCACCACCCCGCTGGTGCGGGACGCCAAGACCGGCGAGCTGCGCGAGGCGTCCTGGAGTGAGGCGCTCACCGTGGCCGCCGAGGGGCTGGCCGCCGCCCGCGACGGTGGGCAGGGCACCGCGGTGCTCACCGGCGGCCGGCTGACCGTCGAGGACGCCTACGCGTACGCGAAGTTCGCCCGGGTCGCGCTGAACACCAACGACATCGACTTCCGGGCCCGGCCGGTTTCCCGCGAGGAGACCGAGTTCCTGGCCAGCAACGTCGCCGGCATCACCGACGTCACGTACGCCGATGTCGAGAACGCCCCGGCGGTGGTGCTGGCCGGTCTGGACCCGGAGGAGGAGTGCCCGATCCTCTTCCTCCGGCTGCGCAAGGCGTACCTGAAGAAGAAGCTCACCGTGTACGCGCTCGCGCCGTTCGCCACCCGGGGCCTGGAGAAGCTCGGCGCGAAGCTCGCCCGGGTGGTGCCGGGCGAGGAGGCGCTGCTGCTGGCCGAGCACGCCACGGTCAGCGAGGCGCTGAGCACCGAGGGCGCCATCCTGATCGTCGGCGAGCGGCTGGCCGGGGTGCCCGGTGGGCTCTCCGCCGCCGCCCAGGTGGCCCGGCGTACCGGCGCGAAGCTGGCCTGGGTGCCGCGCCGCGCGGGTGACCGGGGCGCGGTCGACACCGGCTGCCTGCCGAACCTGCTCCCCGGCGGACGCCTGGTCACCGAGCCGGCGGCCCGCGCGGAGCTGGGCGAGGCGTGGGACATCGCGGCCGGGGTGATCCCCAGCCAGGCCGGCCGGGACACCGACGGCATCGTGGCCGCCGCCGCGGCCGGCAAGCTGGGCGCGCTGGTGGTGGCCGGGGTCGACCCGGCCGACCTGGCCGACCCGCGACTGGCCGAGCAGGCCCTCGACGAGGTGCCGTTCCTGGTCAGCCTGGAGCTGCGGATGAGCGCGGTGGCCCGCCGGGCCGACGTGGTCTTCCCGGTCGCCCCGGTGGTCGAGAAGGCCGGCAGCTTCCTGGACTGGGAGGGCCGGCTACGCCCGTTCGACGCGGTGCTCCAGACCCCGGCGATGACCGACGCCCGGGTGCTCGACGCGCTCGCCGACCGGCTCGGGGTGGCGCTGGGCACCGGGGACGTGCTGAGCGTCCGCCGGGAGCTGGGCTCGCTGCCGGCGACCCGGACCGACCGCCCGTCGGCCCCGTCGGTGGAGCCGCGACCGGCCCCGCAGCCGGGCGCGGGCGAAGCCGTGCTCGCCACCTGGCACCAGCTGCTCGACCTGGGCAGCCTCACCGACGGCGACGAGATCCTGGGCGGTACCGCCCGGCCGCCGGTGGTGCGGCTGGGCAAGGGCACCGCCGAGGCGCTCGGGGTGGCCGACGGCGACCCGGTGACGGTGGGCACCGACCGGGGGGCGCTGACCCTGCCGGCGGCGATCACCGAGATGCCGGACGGCGTCGTCTGGCTGCCGACCAACTCACCCGGTTCGACCGTCCGGCGCAGCCTCGGCGCGACGTCCGGCACGGTGGTACGCGTCTCCGCGGCGACCGCTCCGGTCGCCGCCGACGCCGCCGACCGCCCGGGTCCGCTCCTCAACACCGGGGGTGCCCAATGA
- the nuoH gene encoding NADH-quinone oxidoreductase subunit NuoH, whose product MNILSQDPTLADFGKDPWWLVLVKILFAFVFALVGTLLGVWFERRVVGFMQVRPGPNQLGPFGLLQTLADGLKMAFKEDILPKAADKVVYFFAPAISVICAVTALSVIPFGPMVSIFGHQTPLQVTDVSVAVLVVLAFSSLAVYGIVLGGWASGSTYSLLGGLRSTAQLISYEVALGLSVVAVFMTAGTMSTSGIVAAQANGTQLNLFGQEFSAPGWYALLLFPSFVIFFIAIVGETNRPPFDLPEAESELVAGFMTEYSSLKFALIMLSEYVAMVSMSAFTATLFLGGWRAPAPISTFWEGANSGWWPMLWFFGKVVLLVFVFVWLRGTLPRLRYDQFMRLGWKVLLPINLVWILVLAWLRSIEDWETRGRLTGIGVLAGLLLLVVLLWPSRKPERKPTPQEVVDSRPHGSFPVPPMDLQVPPSPRTRRVVAEREPANIGTGSDSKEV is encoded by the coding sequence ATGAACATCCTCTCGCAGGACCCGACGCTGGCCGATTTCGGCAAGGACCCGTGGTGGCTGGTCCTGGTCAAGATCCTCTTCGCCTTCGTGTTCGCCCTGGTCGGCACCCTGCTGGGGGTCTGGTTCGAGCGCCGCGTGGTGGGCTTCATGCAGGTCCGGCCGGGCCCGAACCAGCTCGGTCCGTTCGGTCTGCTGCAGACCCTCGCCGACGGTCTGAAGATGGCCTTCAAGGAGGACATCCTCCCGAAGGCGGCGGACAAGGTCGTCTACTTCTTCGCCCCGGCCATCTCGGTGATCTGCGCGGTCACCGCGCTGTCGGTGATTCCGTTCGGGCCGATGGTGAGCATCTTCGGCCACCAGACGCCGTTGCAGGTCACCGACGTGTCGGTGGCGGTGCTGGTGGTGCTGGCCTTCTCGTCGCTGGCGGTGTACGGCATCGTGCTCGGCGGCTGGGCCTCCGGTTCGACGTACTCGCTGCTCGGTGGGCTGCGCTCCACCGCCCAGCTGATCTCGTACGAGGTCGCGCTGGGGCTGAGCGTGGTGGCGGTGTTCATGACCGCCGGCACGATGTCCACCAGCGGGATCGTCGCAGCCCAGGCCAACGGCACCCAGTTGAACCTGTTCGGCCAGGAGTTCTCGGCCCCCGGCTGGTACGCCCTGCTGCTCTTCCCGAGCTTCGTGATCTTCTTCATCGCGATCGTCGGTGAGACCAACCGGCCCCCGTTCGACCTGCCCGAGGCCGAGTCGGAGCTGGTCGCCGGCTTCATGACCGAGTACAGCTCGCTGAAGTTCGCGCTGATCATGCTCTCCGAGTACGTGGCGATGGTCAGCATGTCGGCCTTCACCGCGACGCTCTTCCTCGGCGGCTGGCGGGCACCCGCGCCGATCAGCACCTTCTGGGAGGGCGCCAACTCCGGTTGGTGGCCGATGCTGTGGTTCTTCGGCAAGGTCGTCCTGCTGGTCTTCGTCTTCGTCTGGCTGCGCGGCACGCTGCCCCGGCTCCGGTACGACCAGTTCATGCGGCTGGGCTGGAAGGTCCTGCTGCCGATCAACCTGGTCTGGATCCTGGTGCTGGCCTGGCTGCGCTCGATCGAGGACTGGGAGACCCGGGGCCGGCTGACCGGCATCGGCGTGCTCGCCGGTCTGCTGCTGCTCGTGGTGCTGCTGTGGCCGAGCCGCAAGCCGGAGCGCAAGCCGACGCCGCAGGAGGTCGTCGACAGCCGACCGCACGGCAGCTTCCCGGTACCCCCCATGGACCTGCAGGTGCCGCCGAGCCCGCGTACCCGGCGGGTGGTGGCCGAGCGGGAGCCGGCCAACATCGGTACCGGCTCTGACTCGAAGGAGGTGTGA
- the nuoI gene encoding NADH-quinone oxidoreductase subunit NuoI produces MGGITGTFKGFGVTFSHMFRKVVTTDYPFKPPTPAPRYHGRHILNRHPDGLEKCIGCELCAWACPADAIYVEGGDNTDEQRFSPGERYASIYQINYARCIFCGLCIEACPTRSLTMSNEYELARDNRQDLIFTKEQLLAPLLPGMEQPPHPMRLGDSEKDYYVGALENPGTSAGAERSPMGPGRYALDDHPGVTFPGAEQAAQRAEAGKGDKA; encoded by the coding sequence GTGGGCGGGATCACCGGAACGTTCAAGGGCTTCGGCGTCACCTTCTCGCACATGTTCAGGAAGGTCGTCACGACCGACTACCCGTTCAAGCCGCCGACCCCGGCGCCGCGCTACCACGGGCGGCACATCCTCAACCGGCACCCGGACGGGCTGGAGAAGTGCATCGGGTGTGAGCTGTGCGCCTGGGCCTGCCCGGCGGACGCGATCTACGTCGAGGGCGGCGACAACACCGACGAGCAGCGGTTCTCGCCGGGTGAGCGGTACGCCAGCATCTACCAGATCAACTACGCCCGCTGCATCTTCTGCGGGCTCTGCATCGAGGCCTGCCCGACCCGTTCGCTCACCATGAGCAACGAGTACGAGCTGGCCCGGGACAACCGGCAGGACCTGATCTTCACCAAGGAGCAGCTCCTCGCCCCGCTGCTGCCCGGCATGGAGCAGCCGCCGCACCCGATGCGGCTCGGCGACAGCGAGAAGGACTACTACGTCGGCGCGCTGGAGAACCCGGGCACCTCGGCCGGGGCCGAGCGGTCCCCGATGGGCCCCGGCCGGTACGCGCTCGACGACCACCCGGGGGTCACCTTCCCCGGTGCCGAGCAGGCCGCCCAGCGGGCGGAAGCGGGCAAGGGAGACAAGGCATGA
- a CDS encoding NADH-quinone oxidoreductase subunit J, with protein MTTSTVLAAAGEVSGGEEVTFWILAPLALLGAIGMIWARNAVHSALWLVLTMLCLGVFYVIQAGPFIGMVQIIVYTGAIMMLFLFVLMLVGRENSDSLIETLRGQRIAAILLGLGFAGLVAGGMTRALDGTTPVGLDEANAEGNVEGIARLLFTKYVLAFELTSALLITAAIGAMVLAHIERRREDKMDQIATMKARFRPGNYPGPKPGPGVFATSSSVATPARLPDGRLTERSIPEIMPVRELSAEETTLKGTDR; from the coding sequence ATGACCACGTCCACGGTGCTGGCCGCGGCGGGCGAGGTGAGCGGCGGCGAGGAGGTCACCTTCTGGATCCTCGCCCCGCTGGCGCTGCTCGGCGCGATCGGCATGATCTGGGCCCGCAACGCGGTGCACTCGGCCCTCTGGCTGGTGCTGACCATGCTCTGCCTGGGCGTCTTCTACGTGATCCAGGCGGGGCCGTTCATCGGCATGGTGCAGATCATCGTCTACACCGGCGCGATCATGATGCTGTTCCTGTTCGTGCTGATGCTGGTCGGCCGGGAGAACTCGGACTCGCTCATCGAGACCCTGCGCGGTCAGCGGATCGCGGCGATCCTGCTCGGGCTCGGCTTCGCCGGCCTGGTCGCCGGCGGGATGACCCGGGCGCTGGACGGCACCACCCCGGTCGGTCTGGACGAGGCCAACGCCGAGGGGAACGTCGAGGGCATCGCCCGGCTGCTGTTCACCAAGTACGTGCTCGCCTTCGAGCTGACCTCGGCGCTGCTGATCACCGCCGCGATCGGCGCGATGGTGCTGGCGCACATCGAGCGGCGGCGCGAGGACAAGATGGACCAGATCGCGACCATGAAGGCCCGGTTCCGGCCCGGTAACTACCCCGGCCCGAAGCCCGGCCCGGGTGTCTTCGCCACCTCCTCCTCGGTGGCGACCCCGGCCCGCCTGCCCGACGGCCGGCTGACCGAGCGCAGCATCCCCGAGATCATGCCGGTCCGGGAGCTCAGCGCCGAGGAGACCACGCTGAAGGGGACGGACCGGTGA
- the nuoK gene encoding NADH-quinone oxidoreductase subunit NuoK produces the protein MTPDYYLILAAVLFTIGAVGVLIRRNAIVLFMCVELMLNAANLTLVTFSRINGDLNGQIMSFFVMVVAAAEVVVGLAIIMSIFRTRRSASVDDANLLKY, from the coding sequence ATGACCCCCGACTACTACCTGATCCTGGCCGCGGTGCTGTTCACCATCGGCGCGGTCGGGGTGCTCATCCGGCGCAACGCGATCGTGCTGTTCATGTGCGTCGAGCTGATGCTCAACGCGGCCAACCTGACCCTGGTCACGTTCAGCCGGATCAACGGCGACCTGAACGGCCAGATCATGTCCTTCTTCGTGATGGTGGTGGCCGCCGCCGAGGTCGTGGTCGGGCTCGCGATCATCATGTCGATCTTCCGGACTCGGCGCTCGGCGAGCGTCGACGACGCCAACCTGCTCAAGTACTAA